CTGCTGCTTTAGCTTCAGCGGCTGCTTTGGCTTCCGCTTCTGTGATAGCAGTAGCATCCGCGCCCTGAAGAGCCTCTTCCACCTCGGCAGCGCTCTCGGTACCAGCTCCTGTTTCAAGCTCAGCCTGTGGACGCTTCACATAAGTGCGCTTCTTGCGCACTTCCACGTTTACAGTTTTACGGCCGGTGCCAGAGCCGGTTTTCAGCGTGGTTGTGGTCTTGCGCTTCAAGGTGATCTTGCGTGGGCTAGCGCCCTGCTCCCCGTGACTGCTTTTCAGGAAACTGAGCAGGACCTGCTTTTCCTCATCTGACACCACTGCATTCGCAGAGGTGTGAGGCAAACCCGCTTCTTTCATCTGCTTGAGCAGACGGTCTTCGGTGGCACCAACCGATTTGGCGAGTTCGCTAACTGTTACTTCGGCCATTCTCTCTCCTAAAAGTCACTTGGTCGGAGGGGGTTACTTATACGTAATACTTATTGCGGTGTGTTTAAGCCTGCTCGCCATCATCATCGGCAAACCAGGGCTCACGCGCCTTCATAATCAGCGCTGCGGCGCGCTCCTGATCGAGACCCTCGATATCGAGCAGGTCATCCACTGCTTGTTCCGCCAGGTCTTCCATAGAGGCAATACCGCGGCTGGCTAGCTGGAAAGCCAGCTGGCGCTCCATACCATCCATATTCAACAGATCTTCCTGGGGCTCAGAAGCATCCAGCTTTTCTTCAGAGGCCAGGGCCTGGGTGAGCAGGGAATCCTTGGCTCGGGCGCGTAACTCTTCGGCGATATCCTCATCGAAGCCCTCGATTCCGAGCATCTCTTCAATGGGCACGTAAGCCACTTCCTCTAGGGAGGTAAAGCCCTCTTCCACCAGTACAGCGGCGACATCTTCATCAATATCCAGGCGGTCGATAAACACCTGCATGATGGAGCTGGATTCAGCCTCCTGCTTATTCTGCCACTCGTCGGAACTCATGACATTGATTTGCCACTGAGTCAGCTCTGAAGCCAAGCGAACATTCTGGCCACTGCGGCCGATAGCCATAGCGAGATTTTCCTCAGCTACCGCCACATCCATAGAACCGGTGTCTTCGTCGACAACGATGGATTCAATTTCCGCCGGCGCCATGGCGTTGATTACAAACTGGGCCGGATTTTCGTCCCACAGCACGATATCCACACGCTCACCAGACAGCTCATTGGAAACTGCCTGAACACGCGCACCGCGCATGCCCACACAAGCACCGACAGGATCGATGCGACCGTCGTTGGTGTTTACTGCGATTTTTGCACGCAGGCCGGGATCGCGGGCCGCGCCTTTAATTTCGATTACCTGCTCGGAGATTTCCGGCACTTCAATGCGGAACAATTCGATAATCATTTCCGGGCAGGAGCGGCTCAGCATTAACTGAGGGCCGCGGGCTTCCGGCTGGATTTCCAACAGAATTGCGCGCACACGATCACCGAGGCGGAAAATTTCTCGGCCAACCAGCTGATCGCGGGGCAGGCGCGCTTCGGCGTTATTCCCCAGGTCTACAGCGATAAAGTCGCGGGTCACCTTCTTCACAGTGCCGCTGACCATCTCTCCGACGCGATCGCGGTACTCGTCTACAACTTTGGCGCGCTCGGCTTCACGTACTTTTTGCACGATAACCTGCTTGGCGGTCTGTGCAGCGATGCGGCCAAATTCTACATTTTCCACCTGCTCGCGGAAAACGTCACCTGCTTTCAGGTCAGCATCTTTTTCGTGAGCTTCTTCCAGGGTGAACTGGGTACCCAGCTCCGCCAGGACTTCATCACCGACTACTTCCCAGCTGCGGAAAGTCTCGTAATCGCCCGAACGACGATCAATGATAACCTCAATGGTTGAATCTTCGTCGTAGCGCTTCTTCGTGGCCGTTGCCAATGCCGCTTCGATGGCCTGGAAAATAATCTCCTGGTCAACGCCCTTCTCGTTGGATACCGCCTCGGCTACCAGCAAGATCTCTTTGTTCATGCAACTGTGCCTCAAAATCGCCTGAGCTCAGGCTCCTACAGGTTACTTGGTAAATTGGGGAATAATATTTGCTTTCTCGATGCTGTCGATCGGCAGCAGGTATTCATTTTCACTGTCCACGCGCAGAACGACTTCATCCCCTTCCACACCGGCCAGCAGGCCGCGCCACTTGCGCTGACCGTCGAGCGGCATACGCAGGCGCACCTCGATTTGGGCACCGGCAAAACGCTCGTACTGCTCCAGCTTATACAGGGGACGGTCTAGTCCTGGGGAGGAGACCTCCAGGGTATATCTACCGCTAATGGGGTCTTCCACATCCAGTACGGCACTGGCCTGGCGACTGACTTTCTCGCAGTCCTCCACACCTATGCCATTTTCAGAATCGATATAGATGCGCAGCAGCGCGTTGCGACCATGGGTCTGATAATCGATCCCCCACAGTTCACACCCCAGCGATGCCACCACCGGCGCCAGAAGTTCTTCCAGCAATTCGCGTTTGCTCGCCATTTACGTCACCACATACAAAAAATGGGCCTGCGGCCCACTTCGAAAATTATCTGCAACTTTTCTTGCAGATACGAAAAAGCCCCTGACGGGGCTTTGACCGCACATTCATGCAGCCAGTATGCATGAATGCAAAATTTGGTAGCGGGGGCAGGATTTGAACCTACGACCTTCGGGTTATGAGCCCGACGAGCTACCAGGCTGCTCCACCCCGCAACAACACATGCGCATCAAAGCTTTTACATAAAAGCAAAATTGGTAGCGGGGGCAGGATTTGAACCTACGACCTTCGGGTTATGAGCCCGACGAGCTACCAGGCTGCTCCACCCCGCAACAACAAATGCACATCAAAGTTTTTGCTAAAAGCAAAATTGGTAGCGGGGGCAGGATTTGAACCTACGACCTTCGGGTTATGAGCCCGACGAGCTACCAGGCTGCTCCACCCCGCAACAACTCCGAGAAACAAAGCCTGGTTGACCTTTGTTTCCCTGCGGCGGGACCAGCCCAACCACTCAAGAGGCTGCGCATTCTATGGTTAGCGTCCCCATGAGTCAAGCCACAATTGGCATTTGTTTTCCCCTTCAGTCGGGAACAGCCTCGAATATACCTCGCTGATCAGTATAGAAAAGGAAGAAAATCCCGCAAATACAGCCCACTGCATATGCCGATTCTTACTTCCAATGCCACGGCCCTGTGTGTATTCATCACATCAAGCCTTGCTGTTTAGCGGGTGAGCTGGTGCACTATGGCACGCCGTACCGGTGGAAAATGTTCACTGATACGCAATATCGCTCTGCGTAATAATTTCGCTGGCAGTCGATCATCGGTGAAAAGGTCCACAACCCGGTTAGTACCGGTATAAATAGGGTGCGAATCCAAACGGTGCTGAGCCTGATAGCGAGACAATGCAAGGGAGAGCCCCGCCGGCTGATACAGCCGCGTTACATTATGCAATTGGCTAGCCAGAGTATTCGCGCCGGCCAAGCCCAGGTTAAAACCGTGCGCCGTAACGGGGTGCATCCCCACCGCAGCATCTCCCACCAGGGCAAAGCGCTCAGCAAGAAATCGATGGGCATAAACTGCCACTAACGGGTAACAATGGCGCCTACTAAACGCCTCAACAGTCCCAAGAGCCCCAGCGCTCTCTCTCTGAACATGGGCCGCAAATTCCCTATCGCTGTAGGCCATCATTTCCTCGGCACAACTGGCGGATACCGTCACTACCGCCGAACAGGTTTGCGCATCGGACATTGGCAGTAGAGCAAGGGTTGAACCGTAACGAAAACACTCCCGGGCAACGCCACCATGCTCCCGCTCTGTGCGCACCGGACCTAGCACCGCAACCCTACCGAAGTCGCGCATATCTGCGCCAATCCCTGCCATACGACGCACCTCAGAAAAGCGGCTGTCCGCCGCCACCAACAAGGCCGCAGTAACAACCTGCCCCCCTTCAAGCTGCACCAGTCGCCGACTCGTCTCGCAACGTGTGCCAATCACCTTGCTATTAGGCAGCAGCTGTATATTGCTATCCTCACGCACTGCCTCATAAAGTACCCGCCGAATTGCAGCATTGGGTGCAATAAAGCCCAGTGGACCTCGCCCCCGAGTATCGAAGTCCAGACTAGAGGAGGAATCGCCATCGACCACCTGCGCAGACTGCAGCGAGCTCTGCTCCTCGGGCTTCAGCCGCTGCCAGGATCCTAGAGACTGCAACAATCTTACGGATTTGTGAGTGAGCGCAATTTCCCGCCCATCGTTCGCTGGACACGCCAGCATTTCATCATCCTGGCGCTCCAGCAACGTTACCCTGCAACCCCGAGCAGCCAGCATAAGCGCCAAAGCCAGACCCGCAGGACCCGCCCCTACAATCGCGACATCTGTGTGCAGCATCCTCCCCCCTAGAACATCCCACTTCAATTTCTGCTTGTGATAAATAACTTTTGTTATCGACCGATCGAAGCTCACTGTATGCTGGAGTAACAAGGGGGCAACTGATACAAATCAGAAAATCTCAAGGCAGGCACAACAAGAGAATAGACACATACAAAGGATCGTATATGCAGATAGAAATCGATATCGTCGACGCTTTCACCAGCGCCCAATTTGGAGGCAACTCTGCAGCGGTAATCATTACTGAAAAGTGGCTCAGCGAACCCTTGATGCAATCCATCGCCGCACAAAACAATCTCTCGGAAACAGCATTCCTACTCAAGCGTAGCGACAGCGAATATCATATCCGCTGGTTTTCTCCGTTAACCGAAATCGACTTTTGTGGCCACGCCACCCTGGCCTCTGCTTTTGTAGTCTTTCGAAAGCACCCACATTTAAAGGTTTTGGATTTATTTGCTGAGGCAGTCGGTGAGATGCATATCACTCACAGAGGGGACGGCCTGATCGCTATGAATTTTCCCTCCCGCACCCCACAGCCATTAGCTAACATTCCCTGTGACCTGCTCGAAGGGCTATCGATCACACCGAGAGAAGTTCTGCGCAACAATCAAGCCTACTTTGCCATTTACGCTGAAGAAGAGGATATCCTACAGCTGCAGCAGGA
The DNA window shown above is from Microbulbifer variabilis and carries:
- the nusA gene encoding transcription termination factor NusA, coding for MNKEILLVAEAVSNEKGVDQEIIFQAIEAALATATKKRYDEDSTIEVIIDRRSGDYETFRSWEVVGDEVLAELGTQFTLEEAHEKDADLKAGDVFREQVENVEFGRIAAQTAKQVIVQKVREAERAKVVDEYRDRVGEMVSGTVKKVTRDFIAVDLGNNAEARLPRDQLVGREIFRLGDRVRAILLEIQPEARGPQLMLSRSCPEMIIELFRIEVPEISEQVIEIKGAARDPGLRAKIAVNTNDGRIDPVGACVGMRGARVQAVSNELSGERVDIVLWDENPAQFVINAMAPAEIESIVVDEDTGSMDVAVAEENLAMAIGRSGQNVRLASELTQWQINVMSSDEWQNKQEAESSSIMQVFIDRLDIDEDVAAVLVEEGFTSLEEVAYVPIEEMLGIEGFDEDIAEELRARAKDSLLTQALASEEKLDASEPQEDLLNMDGMERQLAFQLASRGIASMEDLAEQAVDDLLDIEGLDQERAAALIMKAREPWFADDDGEQA
- a CDS encoding PhzF family phenazine biosynthesis protein translates to MQIEIDIVDAFTSAQFGGNSAAVIITEKWLSEPLMQSIAAQNNLSETAFLLKRSDSEYHIRWFSPLTEIDFCGHATLASAFVVFRKHPHLKVLDLFAEAVGEMHITHRGDGLIAMNFPSRTPQPLANIPCDLLEGLSITPREVLRNNQAYFAIYAEEEDILQLQQDPARLANLAPYDVVVTAQSRQYDFISRYFWPTNGGAEDPVTGSIHTGLAPYWGEKLGRSNLIAFQASKRGGLLHCQLDGERVIISGNAVPYLSGVIDVVEKDK
- the ubiM gene encoding 5-demethoxyubiquinol-8 5-hydroxylase UbiM, with translation MLHTDVAIVGAGPAGLALALMLAARGCRVTLLERQDDEMLACPANDGREIALTHKSVRLLQSLGSWQRLKPEEQSSLQSAQVVDGDSSSSLDFDTRGRGPLGFIAPNAAIRRVLYEAVREDSNIQLLPNSKVIGTRCETSRRLVQLEGGQVVTAALLVAADSRFSEVRRMAGIGADMRDFGRVAVLGPVRTEREHGGVARECFRYGSTLALLPMSDAQTCSAVVTVSASCAEEMMAYSDREFAAHVQRESAGALGTVEAFSRRHCYPLVAVYAHRFLAERFALVGDAAVGMHPVTAHGFNLGLAGANTLASQLHNVTRLYQPAGLSLALSRYQAQHRLDSHPIYTGTNRVVDLFTDDRLPAKLLRRAILRISEHFPPVRRAIVHQLTR
- the rimP gene encoding ribosome maturation factor RimP, yielding MASKRELLEELLAPVVASLGCELWGIDYQTHGRNALLRIYIDSENGIGVEDCEKVSRQASAVLDVEDPISGRYTLEVSSPGLDRPLYKLEQYERFAGAQIEVRLRMPLDGQRKWRGLLAGVEGDEVVLRVDSENEYLLPIDSIEKANIIPQFTK